The DNA segment TCCCAAGATCGCTTGGATCTAGTTTTAAAAGCATTAGAAGGTGAATAATTATGCTAAGGTCATGGCAATTTCGATGCGCTTTAATTTTTTTCAGCTGTTCCTTCATTGGTTTAGCGCATGCTAATTCTGAACCACCAAAAAGTGACTCCTTGCAAAGCTATCGTGATGAAATTAAACAATCTGAAACCAATGCCTCGCAAGCAGTGCTAGATGCCTTACAAGCCAATACCGACACCGACAACTCTTCTCAACAAAACCAAACAGCACCCGGAACATCCGCAACGACGTCGAAACCTCGTTCCAATAACGATAAAGCCTTTATCCCCTTAGATAAATCTGCAAACTCAAGCAATCCACCCAATAAAAATCCTTGGCTGCAACCTAATCCTTGGGCAAAACAACCGCCTAATATTTGGGAAAAAAACGCCAAACTAAATCCTTATTCGAATGCACCTATTCCTGGACCAACACCACCATCAAATGTAGCTATTCCTAGTCCACCCAATATTTTTGCACCATCACCGCCAAGCTCTAACACAAGCAATTTACAATCTAATGCTCATTCATAAAAAAATTTACTTTAAAACTTCGTGAGGATGTTACTATGTCTCATTTATCAAAAATAAAAACTTTAAAAAGTGTCTTTTTAAGTATTTCTTTAGTCACAAGCAGTTTGTATGCTCTAAGCAGTTATGCGAATATAGGTCCAGTCCCCACACCCGATTTTACAACGATCAGTGTAAAAAACTTAGTAGCGGGCTATGGTAGTACAGCCATTTCAAAAAATCTAATGAACACCGCACCCATGGGTGATGATTTAACTATCGCTATTAACAATGCACAAGCGGCTTATTTATTATCTGGCAGCTCTCCTTTAGAAAGCTTAACGCAACAGCAGCTTATCCAATCAGCTAATTTAAACGATAAAAACAATAATATATTAGCTTTTCTTTGGGATCCCAATACAAAAATCAACCCTAATCTAGAAAAAAACCCTTTAAGCTCTATTGATATCAATAGTTTACTCCAGCCTATTAGCTATAATGATACTGAAGCTGCAGCAGCTAAAAATGTGATTAACGCTTTAAGTGGTTCTTTAATGCCTATTAACACCATAAATTTCAATCAATTGGTTGCAAATTTATCGGGAGACAAAGAAAATAACCTGAAATATGAATTACAAAAAAAACAAACTCAAGCCTATCTTGCATCTTTGCGTAGTTATTTAGCTACGCAAACTATGGCACTCAGTAATCTTTATCAACTTTATGCAGAAAGGCAACCCATCGATCCTAGCAAAGCAGATCCTGCTGTGCGGTCTTCACTAGCAACATTAAGTGGTCAGACATCGGGTCCCATCAGTTTATTAAAATTAGAAAATATTATGACAACACGCCGAATTCTGGATAAAAATTGGTATAAAAATGATTTAATTAATGAAAATCCCGCTACTTTACAACGCCAACAAGTGGAGTTATTAGCAGAAAATTTATCTGAAAGTTATCAAATACGGATGACATTAGAGCGTTTACTCGCTACTATGTCCGTTTTAGTTTTAGAGTTTAATGGACAAATTCGCACCCAATTGCAAACTCAAATACAAAGTATTAATAACCCTCAGCAAGCATCAGGATAATTTTCTCTTATAAACTACATGGAATTTAAAAATATCACATGCTCTTTATTAGAACAGATTAATTCTCCCATGCAGTTGCGTGAACTCACACCTACGCAACTGCCACAATTAGCGACTGAGCTCAGAGAGTTTCTTATTCAAACGCTAGATCAATGTGGAGGTCACTTTGCGGCTAACTTAGGAACCGTAGAATTAACTATTGCTTTGCATTATGTATTTAATACGCCACATGATCATATTATTTGGGATGTCGGCCATCAGGCTTATGCGCATAAAATTATTACTGGTCGACGCGAAAAACTATGTAGCATTCGAAAAACTCATGGTTTAGCGCCCTTTCCTTCCCGCGAAGAAAGTTCATTCGATAGTTTTGGCGTTGGCCATTCGAGCACCTCGATTAGCGCCGCATTAGGATTTAGTGTCGCAGCAAAAAAAAATAACACCGGTCAAAAAGCGATTGCAGTCATAGGCGACGGTGCGATGACCGCGGGTATGGCATTTGAAGCCTTAAATCACGCAGGCGATATCCATGCGGATCTTTTAGTCGTACTCAATGATAACGATATGTCGATTTCCAATAATGTCGGCGCTTTATCTAATTATTTTGCCCGCATATTATCCAGTAAACTTTATTCAAGTGTCAGAGAAGGCAGTAAAAGAATTTTAGAATCTATTCCTAGTGTACGTAAACTTGCTAAACGTACTGAAGAGCATGTTAAAGGGATGTTAGTTCCAGGTACTTTATTTGAAGAATTAGGTTTTAATTATATTGGTCCGATTGATGGTCATGACTTACCTTTATTAATGAATACTTTAAGTAATTTAAGTCAGTTATCCGGGCCACAACTTGTTCATGTTATTACAACCAAAGGCAAAGGTTATGCCGCTGCAGAACAAAACCCGATTGCTTATCATGCTGTCAATCCACATTTTTTAGCGCCTGTTTTACCCTCTAGTGTGGACAAACCCAAACCGAAAACCTACGCAAATATTTTTGGGCAATGGATTTGTGATATGGCTGCTATCGATGAACGTGTAATCGCGATTACACCGGCGATGCGCGAAGGATCTGACCTGATAGAATTTTCCGAACGTTATCCGGATCGTTATTTTGACGTTGGCATCGCAGAACAACATGCGGTTACTTTCGCCGCAGGTCTAGCCTGCGCAGGTCAAAAACCGGTCGTCGCCATCTATTCTACCTTTTTACAACGTGCTTATGATCAACTGATACATGATGTTGCATTACAAAATCTCCCGGTATTGTTTGCTTTAGATAGGTCCGGAATCGTCGGTGGGGATGGCGCTACGCACCATGGTTGCTTTGATCTATCCTATCTGCGTTGTATTCCAAATCTGACGATCATGACACCGAGTAATGAAAACGAATTAAGACAAATGCTTTATACTGGTTTTCAACTCCCAACGCCTTGTGCAGTACGCTATCCACGCGGCGTAGGAGTAGGTGTTTCAGTTGAAAAAGAAATGTCGTGTATACCTATCGGTAAAGCGGAACTCCGTCGTAAGGGGCACTCAATTGCATTACTGGCGTTTGGCCCAATGCTACAACCCGCACTCAGCGTCGGTGAGTCATTGGATGCCACTGTAATCAATATGCGTTTCGTCAAACCTTTAGACGAAAAACTGTTGCGAAACCTAGCAAAAACTCATGGCTTATTGGTCAGTTTAGAAGAAAATGTTAAGGTAGGTGGTGCAGGATCAGCGGTGAGTGAATTTTTACACCAACAAGGGATTGCTTGTGATGTATTGATCCTAGGACTTCCGGATCGATTTATTGAACATGGTGACCCAAATACATTGCTTGCAGGAGTTAATTTAGATGCAACCACTATCTTATCCGTTATTGAACAACGACTAGCACTATCACTAACTTTTTAGTACAGTGAGCACATTTTCTGGGCTTTTGTTGAGTAAAGCACACTGAGACTTTTTTATATTTATGATTTCTAAGCTGTTAAGTAAGTTTATTCCTAGCCGTAATCAACGACTGCTAAAACAATTTGAAAAAACCGTTGTTGACATTAATACGCTAGAACCCAGCATGCAAAGTTTATCTGATTCGCAATTACAAGCAAAAACGTCCGAATTTAAAGCTCGCCTACAAGATGGCTGCTCTTTAGATGAATTGCTAATCGAAGCATTTGCAGTAGTGCGCGAAGCAAGTACTCGTGTGTTAGGTTTGCGTCATTTCGACGTACAATTAATTGGTGGCATGGTTTTACATAATGGTAAAATTGCTGAAATGCGTACCGGAGAAGGTAAAACCTTAGTCGCTACCTTGCCTGCCTACCTGAATGCGTTAAGTGGTTTAGGTGTACATATTGTGACTGTCAACGATTATCTTGCCAAACGCGATGCAGAATGGATGAAACCTGTTTATGACTTTTTAGGCTTAACTACGGGCGTGATTGTTTCTGATCTTCCATTAGCTGAACGTCAAGCGGCGTATGCTGCGGATATTACCTATGGTACTAATAATGAATTTGGCTTTGATTATCTACGCGATAATATGGCTTTTTCATTGGCAGAAAAATCCCAACGTATTTTAAATTTTGCTATAGTCGATGAAGTGGATTCCATCTTGATTGATGAAGCACGTACTCCGTTAATCATTTCCGGTGCTAGTGAAGAAAGCTCGGAACTTTATATCAAAATCAATCAAATTATACCTAAACTCGTTTTAAGAAAAGAAGAGGACGGCCTTGGTGATTTTTATCTCGATGAAAAAGCCAAACAAGCCTACTTAACCGAAGAAGGACATCAAAAATTAGAAGAGTTATTAGTTAAACAAGGCTTATTAAATCCAGGCGAAAATTTATATCATCTGACTAATATTGGTTTGATGCATCATGTTTATGCGGCTTTACGTGCCCATTATTTATTCCAACGCGACATTGATTATATTGTGCAAAATAATCAAGTTATTATTGTTGATGAGCATACTGGCCGTTTAATGTCAGGTCGGCGCTGGTCAGATGGTTTACATCAAGCAGTTGAAGCAAAAGAAAAAGCCAATATCCAAAACGAAAACCAAACCTTAGCTTCGATTACGTTTCAAAATTATTTCCGTTTGTATCATAAACTGGCCGGGATGACGGGCACGGCCGATACTGAAGCGTATGAATTTCAACAAATTTATAATTTAGAAGTTGTTGTAATTCCCACGCATTTGCCTGTTTCTCGTTCAGATTTAGCCGATCAAATTTATCTGACTAAAGATGAAAAGTTTAATGCGATCATCGACGATATTAAATCCTGTCAAGCACATAAGCAACCGGTATTAGTCGGTACCGCATCGATAGAAACATCGGAATATTTGTCAAAACTATTAGAAAAAGAAAATATTCCCCATCAAGTACTGAATGCCAAATTTCACGAAAAAGAAGCACAAATTATTGCCGAAGCCGGCCGGCCTGGAACGGTAACGATTGCCACAAACATGGCCGGACGAGGAACAGACATTGTGTTAGGTGGTAATTTAAAAGCCGAGCTTGCCGCTTTGCCAATTGAGAGTTCCGCCGAAGAAATTGCACAACATAAACTTAATTGGCAAAAAAAACATGATGAAGTAATTGCGGCAGGTGGTCTACATATCCTCGGTAGCGAACGTCATGAATCACGCCGTATCGATAATCAATTACGTGGTCGCTCAGGACGACAAGGTGATCCTGGCTCTTCACGTTTTTATTTATCATTACAAGATAATTTAATGCGGATTTTTGCCTCGGATCGAGTGGCCATGATTATGCAAAAAATTGGCATGCAGCCCGGTGAAGCCATTGAACATCGCTGGATAACACGCGCGATTGAAAATGCGCAACGTAAAGTTGAGGGTCGTAATTTTGATGTACGCAAGCAATTATTAGAATTTGATAACGTCGCAAACGAACAACGTAAAGTAATTTATGAGCAACGTAACGAATTATTAGCTACAGAAGATATTTCTCCCGTCATTAATAATCTCTGGGCTGATGTTATCTATAGTGCTATTGAGCATTATATCCCTCCACAAAGTTTAGAAGAACAATGGGATATACCCGGCCTAAAAAATCAATTGAAACAAGATTTTTGTCTAGATTTACCACTAGATACTTGGTTAGAAGATCCTAATTGTCTGGAAGAAAATCTTCGCGAAAAAATATTACTCGCTGCTGAAAACTCTTATGCTGAGAAAGAAAAATTATTTGGTTCAGCAACATTACATCAAGTTGAAAAAACTTTGATGCTACAAACACTTGATAGTTTATGGAAAGATCATTTAGCTGCAATGGATCATTTACGCCAAGGAATACATTTGCGTGGTTATGCGCAAAAAAATCCCAAGCAAGAATATAAGCGTGAATCCTTTATGTTGTTTGCTGAACTTTTAGAACAGCTCAAATATCAAGTCATTAGTTTACTTAGTTGTCTGCAAATAAGAGCACCTGAAGATGCGGAACGTTTAGAAGAACAACGACGTCAACAAATGCCACAATTACTTGATTTTCAACATCAAGATTTACTGGCTGCTGAGGAAGAATCATTAACGAGCGAAACCACCTCTGCGCGTCTTAGCACACAACGAAATTCGAATAAAACCGGCCGCAATGATCCTTGTCCTTGCGGTTCTGGAAAAAAATATAAACATTGCCATGGTCAAATAAATTAATTTATACTCATAGCAATTGGATTTTTGGCAAGGCGCCGTGAGAATGAAGCAACCGAAGTGTATTCAAGATACATGAGGATTGCGAATTGAGTGGCAACACAGACAAAAATTCAAGTGCGAAGAGTATATGAAGAGCTTAATTAAATAATATGTCCCCTATTATTATAAAAACGGCCGCAGAGATTGAGAAAATGCGCATCGCAGGTCAGCTCGCTGCAGAAGTTTTAGAAATGATCGAACCCCATGTGAAATTGGGCGTTACCACCAATCAGCTCGATAAAATCTGCCATGATTATATCGTCAATGAACAACGTGCAATTCCTGCCCCTTTAAATTATCGGGGTTTTCCGAAATCAATTTGTACTTCTATCAATCATCAGGTCTGCCATGGTATTCCCAGCGAACGACTATTAAAAGACGGAGATCTAATTAATATTGATATTACTATTATTAAAGACGGTTATCATGGTGATACCAGTAAAATGTTTTTTGTGGGTAAGGCTTCGATATTAGCGCAACGTTTATCAAAAATAACGCAAGAATGTTTATACAAAGCGATACGCTTGGTTAAACCTGGTATTTATCTGGGTGATATTGGTGCCTGTATACAACAGTGTGCCGAATCAGAAGGCTTTTCTGTGGTACGTGAATATTGTGGTCATGGCATTGGTCGACTCTTTCATGAAGATCTGCAAGTACTGCACTATGGTCAAGCCGGAACCGGTGTTCAATTGGTCCCTGGTATGACTTTCACTATTGAGCCTATGATCAATGCTGGTAAACGTTTTACTAAACTAATGCCGGATCAATGGACGGTGGTAACAAAAGATCATAGCTTATCCGCGCAATGGGAACATACACTACTTGTCACCGAAACCGGCTACGAAGTATTTACTAAGCGTAGTGAAGAGCAAGATTTGATCTAGCTTTTAGAAAATTTTAGAAAAATAGCAACCCCATGTGTCTTTTTATTTTGCATAACTTGAATGCTTAGTTGATTTGAAGTTGTTAAGCCTCTATAGTCTTTAATTCTGCGTATTTCGTAAATAAAAGCGTCAAAAAAAAGATAATAATATATGTTAAAACGCTTAATTGCTTATGTATTTCTATTTGGCTTAATTGCTGCTAGTACAATTTGTCTAGTATTAGATAGTAAAAAAAACACTGCTCTAACCCCTTCTACATTGGTTGAAGCGACCCAAGTGCGCTCACAATTTTGGCAAGACACACTTCAGGCTATTGGAAGTTTATCGGCAAGCCAAGGTGTGGTTATTAAAGCTGAAACCACGGGCCGAATTAGTGCTATTTATTTCCGATCGGGTGATAACGTTAAAACGGGAGATCCGTTAGTACAACTTAATCCAGCTATTTTAAAAGCCCAGTTAGATGCAGCGCAGGCCGAAACTCAACTCAGTAAAGCCGATTATGCACGTGGTTTAACCCTTTTTAAAAAAAAGGTGTTCGCAAAAGCTGATCTAGATAAAGTTGCAGCGAGTTATCATGCTAATCTTGCCAAGCAAGCACAAATTGCAGCCGCACTCGACCAAACACTCATACGTGCACCTTTTAGTGGCCAACTAGGACTACGCATGGTCAACTTAGGGGATATCATCGATCCGAATAAACCTATCGTTAATTTAGATGTTATTAACCCATTGCGAGTTGATTTTAACATTCCTGGAACCGCCGCCAATAAAATCACTCTAGGTAGTAAGGTATTTATTCACTCAAGTGCTTATCCAGATAAAACAATTGTTGGCACTATTTATGCTGTAGATTCACATATCGATAACGACACGCGCAGCTTAAGTGTG comes from the Rickettsiella endosymbiont of Rhagonycha lignosa genome and includes:
- the dxs gene encoding 1-deoxy-D-xylulose-5-phosphate synthase, encoding MEFKNITCSLLEQINSPMQLRELTPTQLPQLATELREFLIQTLDQCGGHFAANLGTVELTIALHYVFNTPHDHIIWDVGHQAYAHKIITGRREKLCSIRKTHGLAPFPSREESSFDSFGVGHSSTSISAALGFSVAAKKNNTGQKAIAVIGDGAMTAGMAFEALNHAGDIHADLLVVLNDNDMSISNNVGALSNYFARILSSKLYSSVREGSKRILESIPSVRKLAKRTEEHVKGMLVPGTLFEELGFNYIGPIDGHDLPLLMNTLSNLSQLSGPQLVHVITTKGKGYAAAEQNPIAYHAVNPHFLAPVLPSSVDKPKPKTYANIFGQWICDMAAIDERVIAITPAMREGSDLIEFSERYPDRYFDVGIAEQHAVTFAAGLACAGQKPVVAIYSTFLQRAYDQLIHDVALQNLPVLFALDRSGIVGGDGATHHGCFDLSYLRCIPNLTIMTPSNENELRQMLYTGFQLPTPCAVRYPRGVGVGVSVEKEMSCIPIGKAELRRKGHSIALLAFGPMLQPALSVGESLDATVINMRFVKPLDEKLLRNLAKTHGLLVSLEENVKVGGAGSAVSEFLHQQGIACDVLILGLPDRFIEHGDPNTLLAGVNLDATTILSVIEQRLALSLTF
- the secA gene encoding preprotein translocase subunit SecA, whose amino-acid sequence is MISKLLSKFIPSRNQRLLKQFEKTVVDINTLEPSMQSLSDSQLQAKTSEFKARLQDGCSLDELLIEAFAVVREASTRVLGLRHFDVQLIGGMVLHNGKIAEMRTGEGKTLVATLPAYLNALSGLGVHIVTVNDYLAKRDAEWMKPVYDFLGLTTGVIVSDLPLAERQAAYAADITYGTNNEFGFDYLRDNMAFSLAEKSQRILNFAIVDEVDSILIDEARTPLIISGASEESSELYIKINQIIPKLVLRKEEDGLGDFYLDEKAKQAYLTEEGHQKLEELLVKQGLLNPGENLYHLTNIGLMHHVYAALRAHYLFQRDIDYIVQNNQVIIVDEHTGRLMSGRRWSDGLHQAVEAKEKANIQNENQTLASITFQNYFRLYHKLAGMTGTADTEAYEFQQIYNLEVVVIPTHLPVSRSDLADQIYLTKDEKFNAIIDDIKSCQAHKQPVLVGTASIETSEYLSKLLEKENIPHQVLNAKFHEKEAQIIAEAGRPGTVTIATNMAGRGTDIVLGGNLKAELAALPIESSAEEIAQHKLNWQKKHDEVIAAGGLHILGSERHESRRIDNQLRGRSGRQGDPGSSRFYLSLQDNLMRIFASDRVAMIMQKIGMQPGEAIEHRWITRAIENAQRKVEGRNFDVRKQLLEFDNVANEQRKVIYEQRNELLATEDISPVINNLWADVIYSAIEHYIPPQSLEEQWDIPGLKNQLKQDFCLDLPLDTWLEDPNCLEENLREKILLAAENSYAEKEKLFGSATLHQVEKTLMLQTLDSLWKDHLAAMDHLRQGIHLRGYAQKNPKQEYKRESFMLFAELLEQLKYQVISLLSCLQIRAPEDAERLEEQRRQQMPQLLDFQHQDLLAAEEESLTSETTSARLSTQRNSNKTGRNDPCPCGSGKKYKHCHGQIN
- the map gene encoding type I methionyl aminopeptidase; its protein translation is MSPIIIKTAAEIEKMRIAGQLAAEVLEMIEPHVKLGVTTNQLDKICHDYIVNEQRAIPAPLNYRGFPKSICTSINHQVCHGIPSERLLKDGDLINIDITIIKDGYHGDTSKMFFVGKASILAQRLSKITQECLYKAIRLVKPGIYLGDIGACIQQCAESEGFSVVREYCGHGIGRLFHEDLQVLHYGQAGTGVQLVPGMTFTIEPMINAGKRFTKLMPDQWTVVTKDHSLSAQWEHTLLVTETGYEVFTKRSEEQDLI
- a CDS encoding efflux RND transporter periplasmic adaptor subunit, whose amino-acid sequence is MLKRLIAYVFLFGLIAASTICLVLDSKKNTALTPSTLVEATQVRSQFWQDTLQAIGSLSASQGVVIKAETTGRISAIYFRSGDNVKTGDPLVQLNPAILKAQLDAAQAETQLSKADYARGLTLFKKKVFAKADLDKVAASYHANLAKQAQIAAALDQTLIRAPFSGQLGLRMVNLGDIIDPNKPIVNLDVINPLRVDFNIPGTAANKITLGSKVFIHSSAYPDKTIVGTIYAVDSHIDNDTRSLSVRASLNNPKKELLPGAFVDININLGLPETLIIVPETAVNSDQNGNYVYRIIKQRAIKTPVIIRFHQNGEIGLSSGIHTGDQIISVGGFKVQANSVVIVKR